The window cgctccattcacttctaggaGTCTGTGCACCAGCGCTCCGTTCACTTCTAGGAGTCTGTGCACTAGCGCTCCGTTCACTTCTAGGAGTCTGTGCACCAGTGCTCCGTTCACTTCTAGGAGTCTGTGCACTagcgctccattcacttctaggaGTCTGTGCACCggcgctccattcacttctaggaGTCTGTGCACCagcgctccattcacttctaggaGTCTGTGCACTAGCGCTCCGTTCACTTCTAGGAGTCTGTGCACTagcgctccattcacttctaggaGTCTGTGCACCAGCGCTCCGTTCACTTCTAGGAGTCTGTGCACTAGCGCTCCGTTCACTTCTAGGAGTCTGTGCACCGGTGCTCCGTTCACTTCTAGGAGTCTGTGCACTAGCGCTCCGTTCACTTCTAGGAGTCTGTGCACCGGTGCTCCGTTCACTTCTAGGAGTCTGTGCACTagcgctccattcacttctaggaGTCTGTGCACCagcgctccattcacttctaggaGTCTGTGCACCAGCGCTCCGTTCACTTCTAGGAGTCTGTGCACCAGCGCTCCATTCACTTGTAGGAGTCTGTGCACCggcgctccattcacttctaggaGTCTGTGCACCGGCGCTCCATTCACTTGTAGGAGTCTGTGCACCAGCGCTCCATTCACTTGTAGGAGTCTGTGCACCAGCGCTCCGTTCACTTCTAGGAGTCTGTGCACCAGCGCTCCGTTCACTTCTAGGAGTCTGTGACAATGGAGTGTGTGCAGCAGCGCTCCATCCATTTATTTCAGGCCCCCCTTCTCATGATCACTTAGGGTTCGCATAATCAGACCATGAGAGACTTGTGCCCCTACTTGCCAACCCTGACTATAGGCACAGCAGGACATTATTGGGTAgttgataaatgccccctattACCTTGTATCGGGTACATGACTGTCCCTTGGTCAGGTTAAAATGACACAGGAGCCACGCGGAGGCATCAGGAGGGTTGTTGAGGATCCGCCATCTTGTGCCTGGGAAATAACTATAAATAATGGGAAATCTTGGGGATCCCCTTTGGCGTCCACTAGGATTACAAACATTGCAGTTCTGAACATACCAGTCTCCTGGTCGCGGCTGCGCAGAGCAGAATAACAGGAAGAACAGCGCAAACATGGCGGCCACACAACGTCTCATGGAAATGTACAGaaaacattgggacagatttatctcAGCCTCATGCACTTTTTTGGATgggttttagtgactttttgggcgCAGTTTGCCGGAGTTCTCCGCGTCGCAGTAATCGTGGTgtcatttgtctttatttttatgtCTCCAAGCCCCCCTGCTAGACGTGGAGAGTGGATTCCAAATTGGTGATGGATCCGCCAGTCCTGGGATGAGAGCGAAGTCACCAGACACTCGAGTGTCCAGcaaaactacaaagacaaatgaggcgcGAAAAGATCTcagagaagagggggggggggggaatgaatgacccccattgtctgcccCTAAATTATTGGGGACTAATGTGCAGCAGCACCAGGGCCTCTTCATGAGATTTATGTTTCCTGTCAGATCTGAGGCCGACAACTCAATGAACACCAGAAGACAGCAGACGCCGTCCTGTCACACCCAGGGGGGGTTTATGCTGGTTTTAGGGGGCGTGTGAGCCAAATGGGACCCCGGAAGCCATGATGGGTCTGAGGTGACCCCGTTGTGACCCATTGCCTTCTTCAGACCGGTCACTACAGGCCATAAAATTGGCAAAAACAAAACTTAAACCTTTGTAGAAAATTGATAAATATCATGAAGCGATTACTAGACCTGAACAGCGTAACAAAACGTGAAGAACGCTGCGCCGCCCTGCAACATTGACGGAAAAACACAACAAAGTGATGGGAAGGGCAAGGAAACACCACGCCCGTATTTATATGTATCACATAGAACTTTATGTATTTCTGTGTCTGTACATTATAAGCAGAGATGACAATACAGCGCGGTACAGAAAGGGTTAACGCGGGCCCACAGACTCTCCACGAGTGACATTGCCGTTTTAAGAGGTGACCCGCCCTTGACATCGAGGCTTGGATGAATTCTGGCCAATCATCTGCTTGTCACGTGATCTATGAAACGCAAAATGTTTACACTGAAATAGACAAGGGACGCCCGGGCCAATCAGAGGATAGCTGAGTGAACGTATTTCTCCATGGTAACGAACGGGCCAATTAAAGCACCGATAGCTTTGTGGTTGTTGTACCCGCCCTCTGGAACAGCACCCGACCAATCAGGTGAGAGCAGAGCCGGATGTGAGGTCAGAGACCAGACAGGAAGTGGTGTGTGCTGAGGAACGATGGAGGCGGCGGGAGAGAGAGTGAGAAAAAAGGGGGGAAGAGCCGGGGAGAGGAAAGAGGGGCCACAGCGGGGGAGGGAGCGGGAtgtgtgcggggagaggagggagCGGCACGAGGAGCCAGGGCTGTGGGGGAACCACGACTCCCAGCATGTACTGGGGGCTTCCTGAGAGTTGTAGTGCTACAACAGTTGGAGAGAGTGAACACATGtaaagactacaactcccagcatgcctcaaTAGACGACTTGGTAgtgtagtactactactcccagcatgctctcacAGATGACCAGTTGACGtataactacaacccccagcatgctctCACAGATGACCAGTTGACGtataactacaacccccagcatgctctCACAGACGACCAGTTGACGtataactacaacccccagcatgctctCACAGACGACCAGTTGACGtataactacaacccccagcatgctctCACAGACGACCAGTTGACGtataactacaacccccagcatgctctCACAGATGACCAGTTGACgtataactacaactcccagcacgctcTCACAGATGACCAGTTGACGtataactacaacccccagcatgctctCACAGATGACCAGTTGACGtataactacaacccccagcatgctctCACAGACGACCAGTTGACGtataactacaacccccagcatgctctCACAGATGACCTGTTGGCGtataactacaacccccagcatgctctCACAGATGACCTGTTGGCGtataactacaacccccagcatgctctCACAGATGACCAGTTGACGtataactacaacccccagcatgctctCACAGACAACTATCTGGTGTAATACTGAAACTCCCATCATACCCTGACAGATGAATAGGTGGAAATAGGAACTACAGCTCCCAACATACCTGACAGCAGTGTCTCTGGTCTactactacaactctcagcatagcCCCACAGATGATTAGTTGATAAATATGTtgtgatctctgcttcctgtcagtgaatgggggTGTAGGGCTCTCAGCTGCAGACAGTTGCATGTCACGACCCGGGCGATCAGGGCTGGGACCCCTGCATAGAGCTGAGCAGCACACGACTGGTTAATTCTTCTGCCATCCTTCCTCCAATCAGGTGCTGCCCGAGAGGGAGACCCCCCACGAGAAGGAGGGCATGGGGCTGTCCTCCAGCAGCGGCAGGGgtaagtttgttacaatgtatcaggtccCAGAATCCTCAGTGCAGTCCtcatgtatattgtatgtatccgcATGTGTATTGTATGTGTCCAGGTGAGGCGGAGgtcatgtgtactgtatgtgtccaGGTGAGGCGGAGGtcatgtgtactgtgtgtgtcCAGGGGAGGCGGAGgtcatgtgtactgtatgtgtccaGGTGAGGCGGAGGtcatgtgtactgtgtgtgtcCAGGTGAGGCGGAGGtcatgtgtattgtgtgtgtccaGGTGAGGCGGAGGtcatgtgtactgtgtgtgtcCAGGTGAGGCGGAGgtcatgtgtactgtatgtgtccaGGTGAGGCGGAGgtcatgtgtactgtatgtgtccaGGTGAGGCGGAGgtcatgtgtactgtatgtgtccaGGTGAGGCGGAGGtcatgtgtactgtgtgtgtcCAGGTGAGGCGGAGGtcatgtgtactgtgtgtgtcCAGGTGAGGCGGAGGtcatgtgtactgtgtgtgtcCAGGTGAGGCGGAGGTCATGTCTACTGTGTGTGTCCAGGTGAGGCGGAGGTCATGTCTACTGTGTGTGTCCAGGTGAGGCGGAGGtcatgtgtactgtgtgtgtcCAGGTGAGGCGGAGGtcatgtgtactgtgtgtgtcCAGGTGAGGCGGAGGtcatgtgtactgtgtgtgtcCAGGTGAGGCGGAGGtcatgtgtactgtgtgtgtcCAGGTGAGGCGGAGGtcatgtgtactgtgtgtgtcCAGGTGAGGCGGAGGtcatgtgtactgtgtgtgtcCAGGTGAGGCGGAGGtcatgtgtactgtgtgtgtcCAGGTGAGACTTAGGCTGTGGtcatgtgtattgtgtgtgtccaGGTGAGGCCGTGGCTGAGGtcatgtgtactgtgtgtgtcCAGGTGAGGCGGAGGtcatgtgtactgtgtgtgtcCAGGTGAGGCGGAGGtcatgtgtactgtgtgtgtcCAGGTGAGGCGGAGGtcatgtgtactgtgtgtgtcCAGGTGAGGCGGAGGtcatgtgtactgtgtgtgtcCAGGTGAGGCGGAGGtcatgtgtactgtgtgtgtcCAGGTGAGGCGGAGGtcatgtgtactgtgtgtgtcCAGGTGAGGCGGAGGtcatgtgtactgtgtgtgtcCAGGTGAGGCGGAGGtcatgtgtactgtgtgtgtcCAGGTGAGGCGGAGGtcatgtgtactgtgtgtgtcCAGGTGAGGCGGAGGtcatgtgtactgtgtgtgtcCAGGTGAGGCCGTGGCTGTGgtcatgtatattgtgtgtgtccaGGTGAGGCGGAGGTCATGTATATTGTATGTGTCCAGGTGAGACTTAGGCTGTGGtcatgtgtattgtgtgtgtccaGGTGAGGCCGTGGCTGAGGtcatgtgtattgtgtgtgtccaGGTGAGGACGTGGCTGAGGTCACCCCGGATGCCCCTGCGAGCAGCAAGGAGGAGGACGACACTGTGGAGACGGAGAAGGAGAACCTGAACTTTTCCCCTCCTGGTCGAGGTCTTTCAGGTAACGCAGCATCGCCTCCTGCCCCCATATGTGCTGATACTCGGCCTACAGTCTGCCTCTTCCCTGACAGGTCACGCTTCCAAGTCCCTCCCGGCTCCGCCATCTCTGTCCTCTTCTCCTGTCTCCAGCCGAGCCAAGATGACCCTGACCGGTGCCGGTAAGATGCCCCATAACACGCAGACCCTGGCCATGCGCCTGCTCAACATCAACCGGGAAGGAGCAGACAAAGTGCACCGGGCCAGGAAGACCATCCCCCGCGCCGTAAGTGTCCAGCACAAgaggtgcgatgctctgcaggcgCTGAGGGGTATCTGACAGATTTACTTATGTGTTCTAGATGGCAGGAGACGGAATGTTCTTTGCAGATGGAGAGAAAccgagaatgaggagagaagcaGAGATGGGGAGAAGACACAGCCCAGGTATTGTGTGGTAGAGCACGAGGGTCTACACTGCAGGGGACTGGCACAGCATTCACCCAGTGTCCTCAGGGGGTCTACACTGCATGGAAGATCCCGGGACTGGCACAGCATTCACCCAGTGTCccgggggggcgggggggaggTACACCCTGCATGGAAGATCCCAGGACTGGCACAGTATTCACCTAGTGTCCCCGGGGGGGGGAGGTACACCCTGCATGGAAGATCCCAGGACCGGCACAGCATTCACCCAGTGTCCCCGGGGGAGGTACACCCTGCATGGAAGATCCCAGGACTGGCACAGTATTCACCTAGTGTCCccgggggggcgggggggaggTACACCCTGCATGGGAGATTCCAAGACTGACACAGCATTCACCTAGTGTCCCCGGGGGGGAGGTACACCCTGCATGGAAGATCCCAGGACCGGCACAGCATTCACCCAGTGTCCCCGGGGGGAGGTACACCCTGCATTGGAGATTCCAAGACTGACACAGCGTACACCAACAAAACTAGTGTCCCCGGGAATATGCTCGGCATCAAAAATCCCAGGACAGGTACAACATACACAAGTAGTGTCCCCAGGGGGTATATTCTCCATGAAAGATCTGAGGACTGAGATTACATAAACCCAGTGTGCCCAAGGGGTAAACCCTGCATGGAAGATTCCAGGATCTGAGGACTGACACAACATTTACCTAGTGTCTCCATGCAGGGCACTCTGAGTATATAGGGTATAAGAGTTGTGGAATGACACCTCGTATCGAGTTATGTACTTTAtgggagatcccaggactggtacaACACACACTGAAACACTTAGTGAGGCTCCGCAGGGGGCTGCATACTGCATAGAAGATCTGACACTACTAGCAACCACTTACCCTTCATGGAAGATACTAGGACTGGGGCTTTATATGCCCAAAGAGCCGATGCCTGTCTCCCCATTGGCTCTCGTCTTCTTTTTCTACAGATTCTACACAGAAAAGAACAAGCGCCTTGCATAACGCCAATACACTCGCTGCCATGTCAAAGGACTCTGAGGTCAGTCATCTAATGTGGAGGGATTTCCAGAGCTTAAGTTATTGCTGAATTATCCTAAGGGTCGTCATTGCTTATTTGCTGGGCTGCCAACACTTGTGACAATAGGTCATTACagtaggtgtttaaccccttcccgatgtgggacgtaatagtactgcgtgGGAGGATGTGACTTGCCGACccgtgcagtactattatgtcatgcGTCTGGCACCGGCTTGCGCCAAAtttctgtttttattaaaaaaacgcaAGGCAtatcaaccaatttttttttcaactaacatgaagtacaatctcaaattCACCTGGATATATTAAAGGGTTTCAAAAGTGACACATCAGAtatgaaaaaaattatcctcGTAAGGTAGATGCAAAATGGCCAAGGCTTTAAGAGGTTAAACAGAAAATggagcaggaagcagacagcgccgttccctgtgtagtggctgaactgagtcactgcaACTTGGCTCCTATTCATATAAATGGGAATTCAAGAATTCTCTTAAAACAGATAAGTCAGATCCTCAATAATGGGATTCTACGTAATCCTGGGCAAAGGAAAGGAGGCTTAGAGTCATATAGACCCAACTCTTCCAATAAATGTAGTTATGTTATGTCTCAGAGATTTATATTTAGATTTTCTAAAAGCACATAAGCTCAATGACGTTCTCCTCCTCACTCAGGATCCCTCAGtcccctcctcccctgctccaGGATCATCCCGGGACCCTGACGCTGTGGAGGGCGAGGACTGGGAGCCAGACGTGGGCACAGAGTTCAGCCTATTCTATGACAGCATGTCTATGGAGGACCAGGGAGACAGCGACAGCAAGGTAAATGCCGGAGTGTGTAAAATATTAGCAGAGGAAGTGAATATCTGGAAAATAACTGTTGTCTTATgttaggaggaagaagaggaggaggaggaagaaggatcCGGAAACCAGTCGGAGAGGGTAAGCAGATGCAATCGCAGAGATGTCGTGTGTCTGCCCTCCTGGGATCTGCTAGTGATTTGTGATCTGTCTCTATAGAGCACCAGCAGCCTTAAGAGGAAAGGCAAAAAGAAATGGAAGATGGACAAGGCCTGGCTGAAACCCACCAGGAAAAGGAAGAGGCGAGACCGAGAGAAACCTGGAGCAGGTGAGAGGATGCTGGCATCTGGTGGgtagatacaagatgagatacataGGTTGGATGGTATATGATGAGATACATGTCGCCTTACCATATACCCTCCTCTCGTAGCTGCTAGTACTGTAGGGGGATCACAAAGTGAGTACACAGAGGTGCCTCTGGGATCCCTGGATCTGCCTAGTGAGGGGACTCTGTCTCCTAATCATACAGGTAACGTGTCACTCAGTAGTGTGCTGTGCATGCCGGCATTGTGCCCTCACCTAATACTCTACTGACACTACCTCTTCAAGCCACTACTTGTGCTTATTCTCACTAAAGACCCCCCTGTGGCTGCTTTATGCCGCTCTGCACTATGGCTACACAACTATGTATGTTCTTACTGTGCTGATGCCGGTTACTTTCTGCAGGCGTGTGCAACGAGTCAAGCTCCATGGACACCGAGCGCTTTGAAGAACTTCCCCTGTGCAGCTGTCGTATGGAGGCTCCGAGCGTGGAGAGGGTCTGCGAGCAAGCTAACAATATGTGTATGGCCACTGAGAGCATCGATGGAGAGGTGAGCAGGAGGAAAGGATAGCAGATGGACGAGTGTATCCGATCGCTGTCTGTATGACTCAGCCACTCATTAATGTGCAGGAAGTGAAATCTGACGTCATTTTCATTGTTTTCATTTCAGCTCAGTGGATGTAACGCTCCCATCACCAAGCGAGAGACCATGCGCCCTTCCAGCAGGGTGCCCCTCATGGTCCTCTGTGAGAACCACCGCGCCAGAATGGTCAAACATCACTGCTGCCCCGGATGCGGATATTTCTGCACCAGTGTATGTACATTTCCTAAGCTTTGTGCTGTCACAAGTGAGGCTGATCCGTCCAGAATGTCCAGCGCAGACCATGAGAAGCCGGTGCTGTACTCGGCCTGACGCTTCTGGTCTTTCCAAGCAGCACACACTGTTTGACTGTTCAGACTCTCTAGTGGAGCTCTGTGtttccttaaaaaatatatatctacattcgagtataagcccggtatttcagcacaaaaaatgtgttggaaaaactcacactcggcttatactcaagtaaaataaatttaaaaaaatgttaaaactcaaCTCCGGTCTTCTGTTGGATCCGTCCGGCAGCGTCGGCAGGTCCGTGCGATGCACAGCTGTGACATCAGCCGTGGCTGCAATAGTTTTGGGTGGACCGGCAGCCGGCTCACTCTGATGTCAGCTGCCGAACGGCTCGTACGggacaccagcagggggcgccggaAAGGTGCCGGCTGCTATCTACCGTGGGGGCTGCCGGCTGCTATCTACCGTgggggctgtgacaaatgcattttccaccctgggcttatactcgagtgtatatacgatgtacatatatatctatctgtattGCAATCAGGGGTACTACTATACGGGGTGAACATAAGGTCCCTCTGCAACTAATAATTTATATATGATAATTGTGAGAGATCATTGAAGATTTAGCTTTGGGGCATATAATATTCATGTTATACCTCTGCAGCCTCAATCCACTCACATACAGCTAAGAGCTAAGCTGCAGCACCAGGCATAATCCAGAAAATTGGATTGTAttcagtttttgttttgttttttttggggggggggatatttggTGTTTTTTGTCAAATCTAACCGGGCAATAACATTGATGTGATGAGTTTCCATCCTTGTGCCTGGATTCTGTGGTGTAGTTGCAGTGGATGAGATGTTCATGTCCTTATTGTTCTACATTTTGCAGGGCACCTTCCTGGAGTGCCACCCTGACTTTAGGATAAACCACCGCTTCCACAaggcctgtgtctctcctctgaaTGGCATCATTTTCTGTCCTCATTGTGGAGAAGATGCTACAGAAGCGGAGCTGATCACCATAGCTAAAGCCGATACCCCGGTGCCCGTGCCTGCCCCCCCACCACATGACGGCAGTGGTCCAGGGCGGGCGGATACCACACAGCccaggtgagtgcaggatccttcCTCTGCACTTCTGTCACCTCAATCCCTTCATCCTCGAATGATTTGTATCCCTGTCAGTGCACGGATGAGCGGTGTAGGTGACGGTAAACGTTCCCTCCTTGATGACCCCGCGCTGAATGGAGGCGCTGATggtccttctgtcctcctcccctctgGGATGGCCCTCAGCGCTGCTGGGCTTCCCCCTGGTCCTGCCCGTGATGCCCTGCAGAAAGCCTTGATGTCCCAGGAGACTGACAAGTATGTGACTGTCTCTTTTCACTTGTTTTTGTCTCCTCTTTCCCCGTCCTGAACGACCTTTACATTCattgtttttgttattttcacaGTCTGAACCAACAAAAGAGAGAAGGGAGAAGCCGGAAGAAGATCCGCTACAACTCCCGGCAGCTTTACCTGAGTGTCAAGGCCGGGGAGCTGCAGAAGGTTCTGCTCATGTTGAGTGAGTGCTGGACCGGAATATGGAGAGATTTACTTGTACAGAAGAATTTTTGCTGTTGAGGCTTTTAGACATTGAAAATCCTCCTCTGGTTCTTGGTGATCCTGCGGCGCCCGTCACTACATCACTGCCCTGGGCTCCAACTATAAGAGTAGCTGAACCAAGAATTGTTATCATCCCCTATAAACAGGATGAGGGAATAGCAATCTAATCCTTCGTCCAGCTGCTGATAATCAGGAGAATGGACCCTGTAGTTCATGTGAATTGGGTCGTGTTCTGGGCTCCCATCCACTGTCCATGACGGCACCGGCGATACCAAGCGCTGTGCACAAATGTCTGACACTACCACTTACTGAGAACAGGACTCCCTCTCCCTGCAGGGGTCCATTCCCCTGATCAGTAGGGGGGTCCCAATAGTTGGACCcctaccaatcagattgttatcccataGCCTGTGCATAGGGGGTAACAATAATGCacccagcgcccccacaggtcagATGTTACACAGGGAACAGGAAGAAGACGGCGCCGTGTAGTGTCTGGACTCTGCTTCTGTGTGGGCTTATCTACAGTGAGCTGCTCTGACCACTACACGGGCAATGGCGCTGTTTGCTTTCTGGTTTTCCTCTGTAGCCACAGATCCGGCGTTTGTCTTAACTTTTTGATCTTCTGTTTCAGTGGATAACCAGGACTCCAACTTCCTGAATGATCAGCAGCTAAAGAGAAGCCCCCTCCACGCTGCGGCCCAGAGAGGAAGCCTGGAGCTGTGTCACGTCCTCGTACAGGTGAAGTCCTGCTGCCCCTTCACTCCCTCAGTCCTGGTGCAGTATTTACTATTATTTTCTTCCATGTTTTTCCCTTTTAGGCCGGTGCCAACTGCAACGCCAACGACAAGGTCCTCCGCACCCCTCTCCTGGAGGCTGTGGTCAACAATCACATGGAA is drawn from Engystomops pustulosus chromosome 9, aEngPut4.maternal, whole genome shotgun sequence and contains these coding sequences:
- the EHMT2 gene encoding histone-lysine N-methyltransferase EHMT2 isoform X2, translating into MEAAGERVLPERETPHEKEGMGLSSSSGRGEDVAEVTPDAPASSKEEDDTVETEKENLNFSPPGRGLSGHASKSLPAPPSLSSSPVSSRAKMTLTGAGKMPHNTQTLAMRLLNINREGADKVHRARKTIPRAMAGDGMFFADGEKPRMRREAEMGRRHSPDSTQKRTSALHNANTLAAMSKDSEDPSVPSSPAPGSSRDPDAVEGEDWEPDVGTEFSLFYDSMSMEDQGDSDSKEEEEEEEEEGSGNQSERSTSSLKRKGKKKWKMDKAWLKPTRKRKRRDREKPGAGVCNESSSMDTERFEELPLCSCRMEAPSVERVCEQANNMCMATESIDGELSGCNAPITKRETMRPSSRVPLMVLCENHRARMVKHHCCPGCGYFCTSGTFLECHPDFRINHRFHKACVSPLNGIIFCPHCGEDATEAELITIAKADTPVPVPAPPPHDGSGPGRADTTQPSARMSGVGDGKRSLLDDPALNGGADGPSVLLPSGMALSAAGLPPGPARDALQKALMSQETDNLNQQKREGRSRKKIRYNSRQLYLSVKAGELQKVLLMLMDNQDSNFLNDQQLKRSPLHAAAQRGSLELCHVLVQAGANCNANDKVLRTPLLEAVVNNHMEVAKYLVQCGACVYHKEEDGSTCLHHAAKCGNLEMLCFLLSTGQVNVNAQDNGGWTPIIWAAEHKHIDVIRTLLTRGADVTLQDNEKNICLHWASFTGSAEIAEVLLNAQCDLHAVNFHGDTPLHISAREGYIHCVNLFLSRGADTEVRNNEGDTPGDLTLEHTDVWYALQLNRKIRQGILNRAVRTERIICRDIAHGYENVPIPCVNGVDEELTPDDYKYVSENCETSAMSIDRNITHLQNCGCPDDCSSSNCLCGQLSIRCWYDKDGRLLQEFNKIEPPLIFECNQACACWQTCKNRVVQSGIKVRLQLYRTAKMGWGVRALQAIPQGSFICEYVGELISDAEADVREDDSYLFDLDNKDGEVYCIDARYYGNVSRFINHLCEPNLIPVRVFMSHQDLRFPRIAFFSGRDIKAGEELGFDYGDRFWDIKSKYFTCQCGSERCKHSAEAIALEQSRLARIEVPDSIPLSAAPPPPPPPPPPPPPPPPQTV
- the EHMT2 gene encoding histone-lysine N-methyltransferase EHMT2 isoform X1: MEAAGERVLPERETPHEKEGMGLSSSSGRGEDVAEVTPDAPASSKEEDDTVETEKENLNFSPPGRGLSGHASKSLPAPPSLSSSPVSSRAKMTLTGAGKMPHNTQTLAMRLLNINREGADKVHRARKTIPRAMAGDGMFFADGEKPRMRREAEMGRRHSPDSTQKRTSALHNANTLAAMSKDSEDPSVPSSPAPGSSRDPDAVEGEDWEPDVGTEFSLFYDSMSMEDQGDSDSKEEEEEEEEEGSGNQSERSTSSLKRKGKKKWKMDKAWLKPTRKRKRRDREKPGAAASTVGGSQSEYTEVPLGSLDLPSEGTLSPNHTGVCNESSSMDTERFEELPLCSCRMEAPSVERVCEQANNMCMATESIDGELSGCNAPITKRETMRPSSRVPLMVLCENHRARMVKHHCCPGCGYFCTSGTFLECHPDFRINHRFHKACVSPLNGIIFCPHCGEDATEAELITIAKADTPVPVPAPPPHDGSGPGRADTTQPSARMSGVGDGKRSLLDDPALNGGADGPSVLLPSGMALSAAGLPPGPARDALQKALMSQETDNLNQQKREGRSRKKIRYNSRQLYLSVKAGELQKVLLMLMDNQDSNFLNDQQLKRSPLHAAAQRGSLELCHVLVQAGANCNANDKVLRTPLLEAVVNNHMEVAKYLVQCGACVYHKEEDGSTCLHHAAKCGNLEMLCFLLSTGQVNVNAQDNGGWTPIIWAAEHKHIDVIRTLLTRGADVTLQDNEKNICLHWASFTGSAEIAEVLLNAQCDLHAVNFHGDTPLHISAREGYIHCVNLFLSRGADTEVRNNEGDTPGDLTLEHTDVWYALQLNRKIRQGILNRAVRTERIICRDIAHGYENVPIPCVNGVDEELTPDDYKYVSENCETSAMSIDRNITHLQNCGCPDDCSSSNCLCGQLSIRCWYDKDGRLLQEFNKIEPPLIFECNQACACWQTCKNRVVQSGIKVRLQLYRTAKMGWGVRALQAIPQGSFICEYVGELISDAEADVREDDSYLFDLDNKDGEVYCIDARYYGNVSRFINHLCEPNLIPVRVFMSHQDLRFPRIAFFSGRDIKAGEELGFDYGDRFWDIKSKYFTCQCGSERCKHSAEAIALEQSRLARIEVPDSIPLSAAPPPPPPPPPPPPPPPPQTV